In the genome of Streptomyces sp. P3, the window TTCCAACCACGACTGCGGCCGCTGCGGCGAGCCGTAGCGGGCCGCTGCAGCAGCGATCAGAGGCAGCAGAGAGCTGGGGCGGTGCCGCCGGACGCGCTGGCGGTACTCGTCCTCCGTCACCAGCCGGTCATACATGTACGCAGCCATTCCGCCATGATCCTCGCCATGGCAAGAGTGTGCGAAGCATTTGTCCTGAGCCGCTGAGAGCTGGCCGGTTTCAAGCTGTCTGTCACTTGGGCCCGCGATACACCGCTGGTTACCGGTAGTGCTCGAGACCTACTGGCCTGGGCGTCGTAGCTTCCGCGGCAAGCGGGTCAGGACTCTTCACCGACCGAACCATTTGGGTCGGGAACGGAGTTCAGAGAACCGTTGCGCTATCCCGTTACAGGGCGCGTCTCCAGGAGTTGCCATCAGACCTATTCGCCACCAAGAAACTCGCTGTCTTGATGATGAACGTGACATGCCGAATAGAGCAGGTGCTTAGAAGGCGCCTGCTCTGTTGTATCAGTCGACCACCCAGCGAGAGCCGAGCTGTTGGGTGCGCCTCCGGCTTCGGGGTGCTGCGCTGATTCGCCAACGGCAGACAGCTTGGGGCCCCAACGGACTGGAATAGCAGGGCGAAGCAAGTAAACCTAGGACAGTCCAGGGGAGGCACGGTGGCGTGTTTCCGGTTCTCAGGCGCCGCCTGCAAGGCGAAACATAGCCGACGATCGCCGGTTGGCCAAACCGGCGAATCCGAAGACCATTGAATCTGCCGCGCGAACCCCGCATGGCGCATTGAGTCGTTTCTTCCAAGGAGTTCAGAGATATGTCCGATGAAGTCATGGACGAAGAATGGTTGCTGTCCGCGGAGCAGGTCCGATCGCTGCTTGAGTGGATGCAAGGGCACGTGGGTGCCGATCACTCGGTGTACCCCTTCATGGCCACCGTGGCTGAACAGGCGCTGCGTCCGGGCGAGGCTCGTGCTCTGCGAGTCCGAGACGTGGCGTTCCCGGAGGGTGGAGGGGGTAAGTTGACGGCTCGTCACCGCGGGGTCGTGAGGGAAATTCCCCTCCAGCCCCATTACGTCGAGTTTCTGCGTGCGTGGATCGAAGGGGCTGGTCTGGGGGAGAATGACTTGCTGTTTCCCGGGAGGCGTGGTGGGCGGCTTTCGGCTTCCGCCTGGCAGCGGCTGTGGGAGCAGGCCCAAGCAGCTGTCCTGCCCCGGGACGAGCTGTACTCGTGGCGCCTGGGGGAGCCCATATCCATCCTCCGCGAGTCCCGCATGGCCGAGTGGCTGAGGATGGGCCTCTCGTCCTTCGAGGTTGCCGAGATGACTGGCGTGACCCCGTATTGGTTGGCGCTTCGCTACCCGTACTGCTTCCGTGGGGATGGCGTCGAGATCGACTGGGACCGCCTGGCCGAGGCCACGGCCCTTCCGGAGATCAAGCAATAGAGCCGACCCGCGCTCTGGCCGATCCGCGGAGCGTGGCCAGCTACGGGCTTTCTCCCTCTCCTGCACCGAGTATCGCGACGACGCCGTCACACGGCGAGCTGTCTCTGC includes:
- a CDS encoding tyrosine-type recombinase/integrase, yielding MSDEVMDEEWLLSAEQVRSLLEWMQGHVGADHSVYPFMATVAEQALRPGEARALRVRDVAFPEGGGGKLTARHRGVVREIPLQPHYVEFLRAWIEGAGLGENDLLFPGRRGGRLSASAWQRLWEQAQAAVLPRDELYSWRLGEPISILRESRMAEWLRMGLSSFEVAEMTGVTPYWLALRYPYCFRGDGVEIDWDRLAEATALPEIKQ